A single Anopheles arabiensis isolate DONGOLA chromosome 2, AaraD3, whole genome shotgun sequence DNA region contains:
- the LOC120896906 gene encoding CLIP domain-containing serine protease 14D-like yields the protein MMLFGGVQVSRVPGAPLFFVLLWIGHVFGLEPVSSTQNTSSLPESPHCGIQLGDRVLSGQSTQIDEFPWTALIEFQKPDGSFGFHCGGSLINDRYIVTAAHCIKSIPRDWKVQRVRLGEWDLATANDCQNEFCSDAPVDLDIEQIVVHTGYDTKDKSNANDIALIRFTRPVNYSQTVRPICLPLSSSLRNRSHDGLISYEVGWRKTNSATASEKKLKVEVEIKSLQECAPIYERNGILLKQTQMCAGGVRSKDTCSGNSGGPLMRQMTGSWYLIGVNSFGPRKCGTVGVPDVYTNVAEYVDWIKDNIY from the exons ATGATGCTGTTTGGAGGTGTTCAAGTGTCCCGTGTACCGGGTGCTCCGTTGTTCTTTGTGTTATTGTGGATTGGACATGTTTTTGGGTTAG AACCAGTAAGTAGTACCCAGAACACATCTTCCCTACCCGAATCACCGCATTGTGGCATTCAGCTGGGTGATCGGGTGCTCAGTGGGCAGTCAACGCAAATCGACGAGTTCCCATGGACGGCACTGATCGAGTTCCAGAAACCGGACGGTAGTTTTGGCTTCCACTGCGGAGGATCGTTGATCAATGACCGGTACATCGTGACAGCAGCCCACTGTATTAAATCCATTCCACGCGATTGGAAGGT CCAACGGGTGCGTCTTGGTGAGTGGGATTTGGCAACAGCAAACGATTGTCAGAATGAGTTCTGTTCGGATGCACCGGTTGACCTGGACATTGAGCAGATTGTCGTCCATACCGGTTACGATACGAAGGATAAGAGCAATGCGAACGATATCGCGCTAATACGCTTCACCCGGCCGGTAAACTACTCACAAACCGTGCGGCCTATCTGTTTGCCCCTGAGCAGCTCACTTCGCAACCGTAGCCATGATGGGCTGATCAGCTACGAGGTTGGCTGGAGGAAAACCAATTCGGCAACGGCCAGCGAGAAGAAACTGAAGGTCGAGGTTGAAATCAAAAGCCTGCAGGAGTGTGCGCCGATTTATGAGCGGAATGGTATCTTGCTGAAACAGACGCAGATGTGTGCCGGTGGCGTTCGTAGCAAGGATACGTGCAGCGGTAACTCGGGCGGCCCGCTGATGCGACAGATGACCGGATCGTGGTATCTGATCGGTGTAAATAGCTTCGGACCGCGCAAGTGCGGAACGGTCGGTGTTCCCGATGTGTACACGAATGTGGCGGAGTATGTGGACTGGATAAAGGACAATATCTACTAA